The following coding sequences are from one Capsicum annuum cultivar UCD-10X-F1 chromosome 3, UCD10Xv1.1, whole genome shotgun sequence window:
- the LOC107862330 gene encoding uncharacterized protein LOC107862330: MSSSCGLENECSGSKLHASAKVFQSSVPPKKCGKFLGGHSSKWEKKIIYLLYFNPIDVPFFLGHGDSSILERRSPNAVNEIRMIPCDPALDPSWKYRIQGYCEDAQEDCCREECDKGKKVMSSSCGLENVCSGSKLHALAKVFQSFVPPKCCGTKWMKTTSSSRVVSTNHLNVLRVLSFWSVGVPML; the protein is encoded by the exons ATGTCTTCATCATGTGGACTAGAAAATGAGTGTTCTGGATCCAAGTTACATGCTTCTGCAAAGGTTTTTCAGAGTTCTGTGCCACCAAAGAAATGTGGTAAGTTTCTTGGTGGCCATTCTAGTAAATGGGAAAA AAAAATTATTTACTTACTGTACTTCAATCCAATTGATGTACCCTTCTTTTTAGGTCATGGTGATTCTAGCATTCTGGAGCGTAGGAGTCCCAATGCTGTGAATGAGATTCGAATGATACCTTGTGATCCTGCTCTAGATCCTTCCTGGAA ATATCGCATACAGGGTTATTGCGAAGATGCTCAAGAGGATTGTTGCCGTGAAGAATGTGATAAGGGCAAGAAAGTAATGTCTTCATCATGTGGACTTGAAAATGTGTGTTCTGGATCCAAGTTACATGCTCTTGCAAAGGTTTTTCAGAGTTTTGTGCCACCAAAGTGCTGTG GCACCAAGTGGATGAAAACTACTAGCTCCTCAAGAGTTGTGTCCACCAATCATCTAAAT GTCCTGAGGGTTCTATCATTCTGGAGCGTAGGAGTCCCAATGCTTTGA